In a single window of the Raphanus sativus cultivar WK10039 chromosome 9, ASM80110v3, whole genome shotgun sequence genome:
- the LOC108828117 gene encoding uncharacterized protein LOC108828117, with the protein MKANMTTTSTRCRSSLLISILFAVVALLLLPTPSSATNRHVINFRSPGLYPEGLTWDPSGQHFIVGSLHSRTIHSVSDAGVVQTLISDPFLPENATILGLAVDSSNRRLLAAIHCLPPLLPCSALAAYDLRGGAGRRIFLSPLPSLPGDDGAVLRDVANDVAVDYNGNAYVTNSAKNFIWRVDSDGAATIFSRSLAFNSQPVAPDADASFRDSGLNGIVYNSKGYLLVVQSNTGKMFKVDEETGTARMVLLNGDMVAADGVARRRRDGTVVVVSQKKLWYVKSQDSWSEGVVYDEVELDVEGFPTAVTVAGQDRVYVLYGRVMEGIMGSYKDGEEREWFGIEEVSSEKESGEDKVWVYVLIGLGFAYFCFWRFQMKKLITNMDKKTT; encoded by the coding sequence ATGAAAGCGAACATGACGACGACTTCTACACGATGCAGATCGTCTCTGCTCATCTCAATCCTCTTCGCCGTCGTGGCACTACTCCTACTCCCAACTCCTTCCTCCGCCACAAATCGCCACGTCATCAACTTCCGATCTCCAGGCCTCTACCCTGAGGGACTAACCTGGGATCCATCTGGCCAGCACTTCATAGTCGGATCCCTCCACAGCCGCACGATCCACTCCGTCTCCGACGCCGGCGTCGTCCAGACCCTAATCTCCGATCCCTTCCTTCCGGAGAACGCCACGATCCTCGGCCTCGCCGTCGACTCCTCCAACCGCCGTCTCCTCGCCGCGATCCACTGCCTCCCGCCTCTCCTCCCCTGCAGCGCCCTCGCCGCCTACGATCTCCGCGGCGGCGCAGGCCGCCGAATCTTCCTCTCCCCTCTCCCGTCCCTCCCCGGAGACGACGGAGCCGTCCTCCGCGACGTCGCGAACGACGTGGCGGTCGATTACAACGGCAACGCTTACGTCACGAACTCGGCGAAGAACTTCATCTGGAGAGTCGACAGCGACGGCGCGGCGACGATCTTCTCGAGATCGCTGGCGTTCAACTCCCAGCCGGTGGCCCCCGACGCGGACGCGAGTTTCCGCGATTCCGGTTTGAACGGGATCGTGTACAACAGCAAGGGGTACCTCCTGGTGGTGCAGAGCAACACGGGGAAGATGTTCAAGGTGGACGAGGAGACCGGGACGGCGAGGATGGTGCTGCTGAACGGAGACATGGTGGCGGCCGACGGTGTggcgaggaggaggagagacGGGACGGTCGTGGTGGTGTCGCAGAAGAAGCTTTGGTATGTCAAGAGCCAGGATAGCTGGAGCGAGGGGGTTGTGTATGACGAGGTGGAGCTCGACGTGGAGGGGTTCCCGACGGCGGTGACGGTGGCGGGGCAGGATAGGGTGTATGTGTTGTATGGGAGAGTGATGGAGGGTATAATGGGAAGTTATAAGGATGGGGAAGAGAGGGAGTGGTTTGGGATTGAAGAGGTGTCTTCTGAGAAGGAGAGTGGGGAAGataaggtttgggtttatgttTTGATCGGACTTGGTTTTGCTTACTTTTGTTTTTGGAGGTTTCAGATGAAGAAGCTCATCACTAACATGGACAAGAAGACCACTTAA
- the LOC108828118 gene encoding 30S ribosomal protein S17, chloroplastic, with the protein MASLASSLQSLKISSSPFTHGSTPLSSLSKPVSFPNTRKPGLVPAIKAMKTMQGRVVCATNDKTVAVEVVRLAPHPKYKRRVRMKKKYQAHDPDNVFKVGDVVRLEKSRPISKTKSFVALPVLKRNDLGIPMESQQPSPPPQVVE; encoded by the coding sequence ATGGCGTCGCTAGCCTCATCTCTGCAGTCTCTGAAGATCTCTTCCTCCCCATTCACCCATGGCTCCACTcccctctcttctctctccaaACCCGTTTCCTTTCCGAACACCAGGAAGCCTGGTCTAGTCCCGGCGATAAAAGCCATGAAGACGATGCAAGGACGCGTGGTGTGCGCAACGAACGACAAGACTGTGGCGGTGGAAGTGGTGAGGCTGGCTCCGCACCCCAAGTACAAGAGGCgcgtgaggatgaagaagaagtacCAGGCGCATGACCCGGATAACGTGTTCAAGGTGGGCGACGTTGTGAGGCTTGAAAAGAGCAGGCCCATCAGCAAGACCAAGTCTTTCGTCGCCCTTCCTGTTCTCAAGAGGAATGATCTTGGGATTCCGATGGAGTCTCAGCAGCCGTCGCCGCCACCGCAGGTGGTAGAGTAG
- the LOC108826368 gene encoding uncharacterized protein At1g66480-like gives MGNSLGGKKTTKVMKIDGETLKLKTPVTAEEVLKDFPGHVLLESESVKHYGARAKPLEAKQRLEAKRLYFVVEPVKECPPRRVRSGIHMSAKDRLENLMLARRSSSDLSILKPAGRWMTKEEEEKEGGAVRVKLRIPKAELERLVKEGATEAEATKKIAALYMAKQNHEEVRKNTLQRGDGGDEPAASTAAATRGVKSCLKRVSFMAERGGNVITVA, from the exons ATGGGTAACAGTTTAGGGGGCAAGAAAACGACCAAAGTCATGAAAATAGATGGCGAGACTTTGAAACTGAAAACTCCAGTGACGGCGGAGGAGGTCCTCAAAGACTTTCCCGGCCACGTTTTGTTAGAGTCCGAATCCGTCAAGCACTACGGTGCTAGAGCCAAACCACTTGAG GCGAAGCAGAGATTGGAGGCGAAGCGGCTGTATTTCGTGGTGGAGCCGGTGAAGGAGTGTCCACCGAGAAGGGTTAGGTCGGGAATTCACATGAGTGCGAAGGATAGGCTTGAGAACCTCATGCTTGCACGGAGATCTTCTTCGGATCTCTCCATACTCAAGCCAGCAGGGAGATGGATgacgaaggaggaggaggagaaagaagGAGGAGCCGTGAGGGTGAAGCTGAGGATTCCTAAGGCGGAGCTGGAGAGACTCGTTAAGGAAGGAGCTACAGAGGCGGAAGCCACCAAGAAGATTGCCGCTCTCTATATGGCCAAACAGAATCACGAGGAAGTACGTAAGAACACGCTCCAACGTGGTGATGGAGGAGACGAGCCTGCAGCTTCCACAGCCGCCGCCACAAGAGGAGTCAAGTCTTGTCTG AAACGAGTGAGTTTCATGGCGGAAAGAGGAGGAAACGTGATCACCGTTGCTTGA
- the LOC108826345 gene encoding actin-interacting protein 1-1: MAKLVETFPCVPSTERGRGILISGDPKSDTILYCNGRSVLIRNLQRPQDVEVYGEHGYAATVARYSPNGEWIASADVSGTVRVWGTHNGFVLKNEFRVLAGRVDDLQWSSDCLRIVASGDGKGKSLVRAFAWDSGNTMGDFDGHSRRVLSCAFKPTRPFRIATCGEDFLVNFYDGPPFKFHSSHRQHSNFVNCIRYAPDGSKFITVSSDKKGMIYDGKTGDKIGELASEDGHKGSIYAVSWSPDSKRVLTVSADKSAKIWEISEDGTAGSVIKTLTFTESGGAEDMLVGCLWQNNHLITVSLGGTMSLYSADDMDKPPLLLSGHLKNVTSLAVLGDNQKTILSCSYDGLIVKWLQGVGYSCKLQMKDNTKIKRLAATGSNILLTGFDNKVWRMPLTDNGFGDADHVDIGHQPLDISIAIDSPEYTTLVSFESGVVLLNGLNILSKIDLGFVVSASVISPNGKEAIVGGQDGKLHMYSVSEDNSLKEETVLEKHRGAVTVIRYSPDLTMFASGDANREAVVWDRETKQVKLNNMLFHTARINSLAWSPNNKMVATGSVDTNVIVYEVDKPASSRITVRHAHLGGVNAVAFVDECTVASSGEDASVRMWHIEPQ, encoded by the exons ATGGCTAAACTAGTCGAGACATTTCCTTGCGTTCCATCCACAGAACGAGGTCGAGGCATTTTGATCTCAGGCGACCCTAAATCAGACACCATTCTTTACTGCAACGGCCGCTCCGTCTTGATCCGGAACCTCCAGCGACCTCAAGACGTCGAAGTATACGGAGAGCATGGCTATGCTGCTACCGTGGCACGTTACTCACCCAACGGGGAGTGGATCGCTTCCGCTGATGTCTCTGGTACGGTTCGAGTTTGGGGAACACACAACGGGTTCGTGCTGAAGAATGAGTTCAGGGTCCTTGCTGGTCGGGTCGATGATCTCCAGTGGTCCTCCGATTGTCTTCGGATTGTCGCTTCCGGCGATGGGAAGGGCAAGTCGCTTGTTCGAGCCTTCGC ATGGGACTCTGGCAACACAATGGGAGATTTTGATGGACATTCTCGTAGGGTTCTAAGTTGTGCCTTCAAACCAACGAGACCTTTTCGGATTGCTACATGTGGGGAAGATTTCTTGGTCAACTTTTACGATGGACCACCTTTTAAGTTTCACTCTTCTCACAGGCAA CATTCAAACTTTGTCAACTGCATCAGATATGCACCTGATGGTAGTAAATTCATCACTGTAAGCTCTGATAAAAAGGGTATGATTTACGACGGTAAAACAGGAGACAAGATTGGTGAATTAGCCTCAGAAGATGGTCACAAAGGCAGCATTTATGCTGTTAGCTGGAGTCCAGACAGCAAACGG gtgCTTACTGTCTCTGCTGATAAGTCTGCCAAGATATGGGAGATATCTGAAGATGGAACTGCTGGTTCTGTAATAAAGACATTAACGTTTACAGAATCTGGTGGAGCAGAAGACATGCTTGTGGGATGTCTTTGGCAAAACAATCATCTCATTACAGTGTCTCTTGGCGGTACCATGTCCTTGTACTCTGCAGATGATATGGATAAGCCTCCATTGTTGTTATCTGGACATTTAAAGAACGTCACTTCTTTGGCTGTTCTTGGGGATAACCAGAAGACGATTCTGTCTTGTAGCTATGATGGTCTTATAGTCAAATGGTTACAAGGAGTTGGTTACAGTTGCAAGTTACAAATGAAAGATAACACCAAGATCAAGAGACTAGCAGCTACTGGATCTAACATTCTCTTAACCGGTTTTGATAACAAG GTCTGGAGAATGCCTTTAACTGACAACGGATTCGGGGATGCAGATCATGTTGATATAGGCCATCAACCTTTGGACATAAGCATAGCTATTGATTCACCAGAGTACACAACACTAGTCTCTTTTGAGTCTGGAGTTGTGTTGCTCAATGGTCTGAACATTTTGAGCAAGATCGATCTTGGTTTTGTGGTGTCAGCCTCTGTGATCTCACCTAACGGTAAAGAAGCTATTGTAGGAGGACAAGACGGTAAGCTACACATGTACTCAGTCTCAGAAGACAATAGCCTCAAAGAAGAAACTGTGTTGGAGAAACATAGAGGTGCTGTGACAGTGATACGCTACTCTCCTGATTTAACAATGTTTGCTTCTGGTGACGCCAACCGCGAAGCTGTTGTCTGGGATCGCGAGACCAAACAG GTGAAGCTAAACAACATGTTGTTCCACACTGCTCGTATAAACAGTTTGGCATGGTCACCAAACAACAAGATGGTAGCTACTGGGTCTGTAGACACTAACGTCATTGTATATGAAGTGGACAAGCCAGCTTCGAGTCGCATAACCGTAAGACACGCTCATCTCGGTGGAGTTAACGCAGTCGCCTTTGTTGATGAGTGCACCGTAGCAAGTTCCGGTGAAGATGCTTCGGTTCGTATGTGGCATATTGAGCCTCAATGA